From a single Mycolicibacterium moriokaense genomic region:
- a CDS encoding APC family permease — protein MSASGGPQLHRRLGTFDAVTIGLGSMLGAGVFVALAPAAAAAGAGLLIGLGVAAVVAYCNATSSARLAARYPESGGTYVYGRERLGEFWGYTAGWSFVVGKTASCAAMALTVGYYVWPSWAHAVAVAAVVALTVLNYTGIQKSALLTRAIVAVVLAVLSAVVVVILGFGDTDVTRIWTGTAISALGVLQAAGLLFFAFAGYARIATLGEEVRDPARTIPRAIPIALTIALLVYGIVAVAVLAELGSDTLASAAAPLADAVAAAGFSALEPVVRAGAAVAALGALLALILGVSRTTLAMARDRHLPHALAAVHPRFGSPHRAEVAVGIVVAVVAAVVDVRAAIGFSSFAVLLYYAIANASAWTLGGRVIPGIGLAGCLLLAFTLPLPAVLVGSGVVVVGAVAYGLRSWRSPPR, from the coding sequence GTGAGCGCGTCCGGCGGACCGCAGCTGCACCGGCGGCTCGGCACCTTCGATGCTGTGACCATCGGCCTCGGCTCGATGCTCGGCGCGGGTGTCTTCGTCGCGCTTGCGCCTGCCGCGGCGGCCGCAGGCGCCGGACTGCTCATCGGTCTCGGTGTCGCAGCCGTCGTCGCGTACTGCAACGCCACCTCGTCGGCCCGGTTGGCCGCTCGATACCCCGAGTCCGGCGGCACCTACGTCTACGGCAGGGAACGTCTCGGCGAGTTCTGGGGCTACACCGCGGGGTGGAGCTTCGTCGTCGGCAAGACCGCGTCCTGCGCCGCGATGGCGCTGACGGTCGGCTACTACGTGTGGCCGTCCTGGGCGCACGCCGTGGCGGTCGCGGCGGTGGTGGCGCTGACGGTGTTGAACTACACCGGCATTCAGAAGTCGGCCCTGCTGACGCGGGCGATCGTCGCCGTGGTTCTTGCGGTTCTCTCCGCGGTGGTGGTCGTCATCCTCGGGTTCGGTGATACGGACGTGACCCGCATCTGGACCGGAACCGCTATCTCCGCGCTGGGCGTGCTGCAGGCCGCCGGACTGCTGTTCTTTGCCTTCGCCGGTTACGCCCGCATCGCCACCCTGGGCGAGGAGGTGCGCGATCCGGCGCGCACGATCCCGCGCGCCATTCCGATCGCGTTGACCATCGCGTTGCTGGTCTACGGCATCGTCGCCGTCGCGGTGCTGGCCGAATTGGGAAGTGACACACTAGCATCCGCGGCGGCCCCGCTCGCCGACGCGGTGGCCGCCGCAGGCTTCTCCGCCCTCGAACCCGTGGTGCGCGCAGGTGCTGCCGTGGCGGCGCTGGGTGCACTGCTGGCGCTGATCCTCGGGGTGTCCCGCACGACGCTGGCGATGGCGCGCGACCGCCACCTACCGCACGCACTGGCCGCGGTGCACCCGCGGTTCGGCAGCCCGCACCGCGCCGAGGTCGCCGTCGGCATCGTGGTGGCGGTCGTGGCGGCAGTCGTCGACGTTCGCGCGGCGATCGGCTTCTCGTCGTTCGCGGTGCTGCTGTACTACGCGATCGCCAACGCATCGGCCTGGACGCTCGGGGGGCGAGTCATCCCGGGCATCGGACTGGCGGGCTGCCTGCTGCTGGCGTTCACACTTCCGCTGCCCGCGGTGCTCGTGGGCTCTGGTGTGGTCGTCGTGGGCGCCGTTGCCTACGGTCTTAGGTCATGGCGATCACCCCCTCGCTGA